Proteins from one Pseudomonas bijieensis genomic window:
- a CDS encoding alpha/beta hydrolase, whose protein sequence is MSSLSLSRVKKRWLAWFFMATMVIGLPVGCAVLQHKERELVFRIEPGTASWFSGLPSSVQEFDLKPKSFKAGENIHGWWWPAERKNAPAILYLHGVRWNLTGQLFRIQQLRALGYSVLAIDYRGFGKSHGDLPSEASVYEDARIAWERLKVLQPDPALRLIYGHSLGGAVAVDLAAQLGQESAKNGGAQVRGLVIESTFTSLGDVATAMANTSLPVRWLLSQKFDSIDKIGEINMPLLIVHGAADRYVPPRFSEQLFNAAREPKRLLLVPGATHNNSMSLAGKSYRQALDALMKSSPAPVAGNALASPAKAG, encoded by the coding sequence ATGTCTTCATTGTCACTCTCTCGCGTCAAGAAGCGCTGGCTGGCCTGGTTTTTCATGGCCACGATGGTGATCGGCCTGCCGGTGGGCTGTGCAGTGTTGCAGCATAAGGAACGCGAGCTGGTCTTTCGTATCGAGCCGGGAACAGCGAGCTGGTTCAGTGGGCTCCCCAGCAGCGTGCAGGAATTCGATCTCAAGCCCAAGAGCTTCAAGGCCGGGGAAAATATCCACGGCTGGTGGTGGCCGGCCGAACGCAAGAACGCTCCGGCCATCCTGTACTTGCATGGCGTGCGTTGGAATCTGACCGGCCAGTTGTTTCGTATCCAGCAACTGAGGGCACTGGGCTATTCGGTGCTGGCGATCGATTACCGTGGTTTTGGCAAAAGCCATGGGGATCTGCCGTCGGAAGCCAGCGTCTATGAAGATGCACGCATCGCCTGGGAACGTCTCAAGGTACTGCAACCGGACCCGGCCCTGCGGCTGATCTATGGTCATTCCCTGGGTGGGGCCGTCGCGGTAGACCTTGCTGCGCAGCTGGGCCAGGAGTCGGCGAAGAATGGCGGTGCCCAGGTCCGAGGCCTGGTCATCGAATCCACTTTCACTTCCTTGGGCGATGTTGCAACCGCCATGGCGAACACGTCCCTGCCGGTGCGCTGGCTGCTGTCGCAGAAGTTCGACTCCATCGACAAAATCGGCGAGATCAACATGCCGCTGCTGATTGTCCATGGTGCCGCCGACCGCTACGTACCGCCCCGGTTCAGCGAGCAGCTGTTCAACGCCGCCCGGGAGCCCAAGCGTCTGTTGCTGGTGCCCGGCGCGACGCACAACAACAGCATGAGCCTGGCGGGCAAAAGCTACCGGCAGGCATTGGATGCCCTGATGAAAAGCTCACCCGCGCCCGTGGCTGGAAACGCCCTGGCCAGCCCGGCCAAGGCGGGCTGA
- a CDS encoding GNAT family N-acetyltransferase produces the protein MTIRFQWCRSLGAADFPVSAYEQLRTQVADATPFNTLAWLQAAEFALLPEQQLHVLLGWQDQTLCLCLPLVSGRERIGGLRFRVLHHLGYPLADRIALLVRLDAESMGQALMQIRQHLPHALLQLNEVIEPVGEQSVLSAWMALSSTGERRLSCRVPVHLISDSDHQEISGDTRYKLRRARKRIAACGAEIRRLTPDAISMGQLLRALADVEAASWKGQEGVGIFSDPMHQQWMNHAFSALAAQGQVRVVTLELNGECISYRLGLLDQGRLYDYNLAFLPQHADLGSGRVLLEEWIRWGLDENWRWIDASRVSLNNSSHQLHERMTGQLEHWRWSFYSWQPDGLLLGFALRLWRSLKPWLGKRKSKSASSI, from the coding sequence ATGACGATCCGGTTCCAATGGTGTCGCTCCCTGGGCGCGGCGGACTTTCCTGTATCAGCTTATGAACAGCTGCGAACCCAGGTGGCCGACGCAACGCCGTTCAACACCCTGGCCTGGCTGCAAGCGGCGGAATTCGCCCTGTTGCCCGAGCAGCAATTGCACGTGTTGCTGGGCTGGCAGGACCAGACCTTGTGCCTGTGCCTGCCCCTGGTTTCGGGACGTGAGCGTATCGGCGGACTGCGGTTTCGGGTGTTGCATCACTTGGGTTACCCCTTGGCCGATCGCATCGCCCTGCTGGTACGCCTGGACGCCGAAAGCATGGGCCAGGCGCTGATGCAGATCCGTCAGCACTTGCCTCACGCGTTGCTGCAATTGAATGAAGTGATCGAGCCGGTCGGTGAACAAAGCGTCCTCAGCGCCTGGATGGCGCTGAGTTCCACCGGAGAGCGGCGACTCAGTTGTCGGGTTCCGGTGCACCTGATCAGCGACAGCGATCATCAGGAAATTTCCGGTGATACACGCTACAAGCTGCGTCGGGCGCGCAAGCGAATCGCCGCTTGCGGCGCAGAGATCCGCCGTTTAACGCCGGACGCCATCAGCATGGGGCAATTGTTACGGGCCCTGGCCGACGTCGAGGCCGCCAGTTGGAAAGGCCAGGAAGGTGTCGGGATCTTCTCCGACCCCATGCACCAGCAATGGATGAACCACGCCTTCAGCGCCCTCGCTGCCCAAGGCCAGGTGCGGGTGGTGACGCTGGAGCTGAACGGTGAGTGCATCAGCTATCGCCTCGGCCTGCTGGATCAAGGCCGGCTGTACGATTACAACCTGGCGTTCCTGCCGCAGCATGCCGACCTGGGTAGCGGCCGGGTATTGCTCGAAGAGTGGATTCGCTGGGGCCTGGACGAAAACTGGCGGTGGATCGATGCGTCGCGGGTCAGTCTCAATAACTCCAGCCATCAATTGCACGAACGCATGACCGGACAACTGGAGCATTGGCGTTGGAGTTTTTATTCCTGGCAACCTGATGGTTTGCTCCTGGGTTTCGCCTTGCGGCTTTGGAGGAGCCTGAAACCATGGCTTGGCAAGCGCAAGAGCAAATCGGCGAGTTCGATCTGA
- a CDS encoding N-acetyltransferase, producing the protein MNALQTLRDRIQKKGLRAVLKQLCRRYVFSHTRLVWLEHDIRTPLPPHNLKPYPPMRLEFITVANADAFARHFGDRVKTMRELAAEGYTGLMYLDDQDDTVGFAWASTRDYFDRHFYHCNFPIKPGEYFQFGGEAIREYWGSRISADMQLEVWKVMADHGCNTMVDVCDLQNIQAIKMHIRMGFQERGQITHLYHLLGRWRFLRNTSYTGTVLDAFRKPARPAASTSAA; encoded by the coding sequence ATGAACGCTCTGCAAACATTGCGTGATCGCATTCAGAAAAAAGGTCTGCGCGCCGTTCTAAAGCAGCTATGCAGACGCTACGTATTTTCCCACACCCGACTGGTGTGGCTGGAGCACGATATACGGACCCCGCTCCCCCCACACAACCTCAAGCCCTACCCACCGATGCGCCTGGAGTTCATCACCGTCGCCAATGCCGATGCTTTTGCCCGGCACTTCGGCGACCGCGTCAAAACCATGCGTGAGCTGGCGGCCGAAGGCTACACAGGCTTGATGTATCTGGATGATCAGGACGACACCGTGGGGTTCGCCTGGGCCAGTACACGGGACTATTTCGACCGCCATTTCTATCACTGCAACTTTCCGATCAAGCCTGGCGAATACTTTCAGTTCGGTGGCGAGGCGATCCGTGAATACTGGGGTTCCAGAATATCGGCGGACATGCAGTTGGAGGTATGGAAAGTCATGGCGGACCATGGTTGCAACACCATGGTCGATGTTTGCGATTTGCAAAACATCCAGGCGATCAAGATGCATATTCGCATGGGCTTCCAGGAGCGCGGGCAGATCACCCACCTGTACCACTTGCTCGGTCGCTGGCGGTTTCTGCGAAATACGTCTTACACCGGCACGGTACTGGACGCTTTTCGTAAACCGGCCCGGCCGGCGGCCTCGACTTCGGCGGCCTGA
- a CDS encoding oligosaccharide flippase family protein, with the protein MNRARYLRLLVMSMGTSLAMIGLRLLRNVLLARILGPSERGLLALLSTLPDLISATTSGGLNSAVGYQAAQHRSMSLLLSHVLVFGCLLAGLLTLLVVALVREFGAELDVTTQLGLLAWLLLLAVPLAALKTGLLTLHNASGGVGVFNALRLMESLVPLLLFVALFWMWKDTALEAALISWLAGLSLVVLVGWMWLRRDHAVTLRWDRAGQTELLRYGVRSHPDLLFQQLMTRSDYLFIGALLGSTALGHYAMASAAAELLHIVPEAVTTPLMKRLLQQDSDMKRLTPLALRLTATAMLGACLGMVLVGEWLIVTLFGIAYQPAYPALLALLPGVFGLCYASILRLDLLGKNRPGTVSLLMGGGALLNLALNLILIPRYGIVGAAAASSTAYLGVTLAMLVMYCRLSGVALWQTLIILPSDLLPMRQMLLGKSA; encoded by the coding sequence ATGAACCGTGCACGTTACCTCAGGCTCTTGGTGATGAGCATGGGCACGAGCCTGGCGATGATCGGCCTGCGCCTGTTGCGCAACGTGTTGCTGGCACGGATCCTCGGGCCCAGCGAACGCGGGCTGTTGGCGCTGCTCAGCACCCTGCCGGACCTGATCAGTGCCACCACCAGTGGGGGCCTGAATTCCGCCGTCGGTTATCAGGCTGCGCAGCATCGCTCGATGAGCCTGTTGCTCAGCCACGTGCTGGTCTTCGGTTGTCTGTTGGCTGGGTTGCTGACGCTGCTGGTGGTGGCGCTGGTGCGTGAGTTCGGCGCCGAACTGGACGTCACCACGCAACTGGGACTGCTGGCCTGGCTGCTGTTGCTGGCCGTGCCGCTGGCGGCGCTCAAGACCGGCCTGCTGACGCTGCACAACGCCTCCGGCGGCGTCGGCGTGTTCAACGCCTTGCGGCTGATGGAATCTTTGGTCCCGCTGTTGCTGTTCGTGGCGCTGTTCTGGATGTGGAAAGACACGGCGCTGGAAGCGGCGCTGATCAGCTGGCTGGCGGGCCTGAGCCTGGTGGTGCTGGTGGGTTGGATGTGGTTGCGTCGCGATCACGCGGTCACCCTGCGCTGGGATCGCGCCGGCCAGACCGAACTGTTGCGTTACGGTGTCCGCAGTCATCCGGACCTTTTGTTCCAGCAACTGATGACGCGTTCGGATTACCTGTTCATCGGCGCGCTGTTGGGCAGCACGGCGCTAGGGCACTACGCCATGGCCAGCGCGGCGGCCGAACTGCTGCATATCGTGCCGGAAGCGGTCACCACGCCACTGATGAAACGCCTGCTGCAGCAGGACAGCGACATGAAGCGCCTGACCCCGCTGGCCTTGCGCCTGACAGCCACGGCCATGCTGGGCGCCTGCCTGGGGATGGTCCTGGTCGGCGAATGGCTGATCGTCACCCTGTTCGGCATCGCCTATCAGCCGGCGTACCCGGCCCTGCTGGCGCTGCTGCCAGGGGTGTTCGGGTTGTGCTATGCGAGCATCCTGCGCCTGGACCTGCTGGGCAAGAACCGCCCCGGCACCGTTTCGCTGCTGATGGGCGGGGGGGCGCTGTTGAACCTGGCGTTGAACCTGATTTTGATCCCGCGCTACGGCATCGTCGGCGCTGCCGCCGCGTCCTCGACCGCCTACCTGGGTGTCACCCTGGCAATGCTTGTCATGTATTGCCGCCTCAGCGGCGTGGCGCTGTGGCAGACGCTGATCATCCTGCCCAGCGATTTGCTGCCAATGCGTCAGATGCTGCTGGGGAAATCCGCGTGA
- a CDS encoding polysaccharide deacetylase family protein, with protein MPINTRIKTTIKRTGGWLYLNTSLGRHALSGAGIILMLHRVLNNDRAAELPHRNELCVGPEAFEHLLIWLQQYFECVPLMTLLLADPESIPNRPRVALTFDDGWRDNAMNAFPLLRQYQMPASIFLSTDFVGSRQHFWWESIGETLWGSHGQVARRSLIEHLQHAGRPLPVLLDDIDDERRSLALMHFLQSLKSLDPRTLSDLTDACPQGSQPQALDWSQVRMLEDSGLVRFGPHGASHAILTGLDDQRLHEELSRSWTALENGCAQPLPVYCYPNGDNDARVREQVAAHGFPFALGTEAGLYRHDGDPLNLPRFGVSQRNACHPELLAWRIRRGVRS; from the coding sequence ATGCCGATCAATACCCGTATCAAGACCACAATCAAGCGTACCGGCGGCTGGCTGTACCTGAACACGTCCCTGGGTCGTCACGCATTAAGTGGCGCCGGCATCATCCTGATGTTGCACCGGGTACTGAACAACGACCGCGCCGCCGAATTGCCTCATCGCAACGAGCTGTGCGTGGGGCCCGAAGCGTTCGAACATTTGTTGATCTGGTTGCAGCAATACTTTGAATGCGTGCCATTGATGACCTTATTGCTGGCCGACCCTGAAAGCATTCCGAACCGTCCCCGGGTGGCCCTGACCTTCGACGACGGCTGGCGCGACAACGCCATGAACGCCTTTCCTCTGCTGCGCCAGTACCAAATGCCGGCGAGCATTTTCCTCTCCACCGACTTCGTCGGCAGTCGCCAGCATTTCTGGTGGGAGAGCATCGGCGAAACCTTGTGGGGCAGCCATGGGCAGGTGGCGCGGCGCTCGCTGATCGAGCATTTGCAGCACGCCGGTCGGCCGTTGCCGGTGTTGCTCGACGACATCGACGACGAGCGCCGCAGCCTGGCGCTGATGCATTTCCTGCAGAGCCTCAAGAGCCTCGATCCACGCACCTTGAGCGACCTCACCGACGCCTGCCCGCAGGGCTCCCAACCCCAAGCCCTGGACTGGTCCCAGGTACGCATGCTCGAAGATTCCGGACTGGTGCGTTTCGGTCCCCACGGCGCCAGCCACGCGATCCTGACCGGGCTGGACGACCAGCGCCTGCATGAAGAACTGTCCCGCAGTTGGACGGCCCTGGAAAATGGCTGTGCCCAACCCTTGCCGGTGTATTGCTACCCCAACGGGGACAATGACGCCCGTGTGCGCGAGCAGGTGGCGGCCCACGGTTTTCCGTTCGCGCTGGGCACCGAGGCCGGACTGTATCGCCATGACGGCGACCCCCTGAACCTGCCACGTTTCGGCGTCAGCCAACGCAACGCCTGTCACCCCGAGTTATTGGCCTGGCGTATTCGCCGAGGAGTCCGCTCATGA
- a CDS encoding glycosyltransferase family 2 protein, with amino-acid sequence MAEFIFWLCLLLPVYAYLGYPLLLTLAGPFFPRLRPEPLPAQRVSVIVAAHNEQRNIENKLRNLLAQDYQAASLQIVVASDGSTDQTVALARNFEDPRIEVLDLPRQGKNSVLNVAVSHCTGDILVFTDADVHWLDGTLERLLAPFSDPGVGGTVGNMNIPVPGSGLSVGESLYRHYEAWLRRVESRTGCTVSADGALQALRRELYQPIPAMVNDDFFINTCAPVTGKRVVYVDDAKVLDQGVDEADRQFSRRQRVTVGGLISLAARRELLNPLCHGLYAIALISHKLIRRLAPVLLLPLLVANLWLLDEHGFYRLTLSAQLLGYTFALAGLLDVRHRLPRPFRLAAFVLVSLAGMVVGLWQFLRGHSYNQWNPDQTR; translated from the coding sequence GTGGCTGAGTTCATTTTCTGGTTGTGCCTGTTACTGCCGGTGTACGCCTACCTGGGTTACCCATTGCTGCTGACGCTCGCCGGGCCATTTTTTCCCAGGCTCAGGCCTGAGCCTCTGCCTGCGCAACGGGTCAGTGTGATCGTTGCCGCGCACAACGAACAACGCAATATCGAGAACAAACTGCGCAATCTGCTGGCCCAGGACTATCAGGCCGCCAGCCTGCAGATCGTTGTCGCCAGCGACGGCTCCACCGATCAGACCGTGGCCCTGGCGCGCAACTTCGAAGATCCGCGCATCGAGGTGCTCGACCTGCCGCGCCAAGGCAAGAACAGCGTGCTCAACGTCGCGGTCAGTCATTGCACGGGCGATATCCTGGTGTTTACCGATGCTGATGTCCACTGGCTCGACGGCACGCTTGAACGCCTGCTGGCGCCGTTTTCCGATCCAGGGGTCGGCGGTACTGTCGGCAATATGAACATTCCCGTCCCGGGCTCAGGCCTGAGCGTGGGCGAAAGCCTGTACCGTCACTACGAAGCCTGGCTACGCCGAGTGGAAAGTCGCACCGGTTGCACGGTCTCGGCCGATGGTGCGCTGCAGGCGTTGCGCCGCGAGCTGTACCAACCGATTCCAGCCATGGTCAACGACGATTTTTTTATCAACACCTGCGCACCGGTCACCGGCAAACGCGTCGTCTACGTCGACGACGCCAAGGTGCTCGATCAAGGCGTGGACGAAGCCGACCGACAGTTCAGCCGCCGCCAGCGCGTCACCGTCGGCGGCCTGATCAGCCTGGCGGCCCGGCGTGAGCTACTCAACCCGCTGTGCCATGGCCTGTACGCCATCGCATTGATTAGCCACAAGCTGATCCGCCGGCTGGCGCCGGTGCTGTTGCTACCCCTGCTGGTGGCCAACCTCTGGCTGCTCGATGAGCATGGTTTCTATCGCCTGACCCTGTCTGCCCAGCTACTCGGCTACACCTTCGCACTGGCCGGCCTGCTGGACGTGCGTCATCGCTTGCCCAGACCGTTTCGGCTCGCCGCGTTTGTGCTGGTGAGCCTGGCCGGCATGGTCGTCGGCCTGTGGCAGTTCTTGCGCGGGCATAGCTACAACCAATGGAATCCCGATCAGACTCGATGA
- a CDS encoding glycosyltransferase, whose product MSRISIVIPMYNEARHIARTLLAAQRAANAANLACELIVVDNGSQDQGPEIARQFGAQVLVIPGVPIGALRNRGAQVATGEWLAFIDADIEMPEDWLTHLLALETADIADVFGLDLYTPAQAPWYATAWHRRTSLPSRHTVQRVDWLPTANLLMRRHWFDRTGGFNETLRTGEDKDLTLRQTAKGARLLSVNEYTALHWGYEMNWREWMGKELWRQGSLVQLLRTNGLSLRLLRFPMLAVLVWLLDFLAICALATGAPQYALMMGLLTTVPGLVLSLNQSHKHRNPCLTLQLWGLHWVRLHLAGVALILSLCHWKARRPARG is encoded by the coding sequence ATGAGCCGCATCAGTATCGTCATTCCGATGTACAACGAGGCCCGGCATATCGCCCGCACGCTGCTCGCCGCACAACGCGCCGCCAATGCCGCCAACCTTGCGTGCGAGTTGATCGTGGTCGACAACGGCTCGCAGGATCAGGGCCCGGAGATTGCCCGGCAGTTCGGTGCGCAGGTCCTGGTGATTCCAGGCGTGCCGATCGGTGCCCTGCGCAATCGCGGAGCGCAGGTTGCCACCGGTGAATGGCTGGCCTTCATCGACGCCGACATCGAAATGCCCGAGGACTGGCTGACGCATTTGCTGGCGTTGGAGACCGCAGACATCGCCGACGTCTTCGGCCTGGATCTGTACACCCCCGCGCAGGCCCCCTGGTACGCCACGGCCTGGCATCGGCGGACCTCGCTCCCCTCGCGACATACCGTGCAGCGCGTGGATTGGCTGCCAACCGCCAACCTGCTGATGCGCCGCCATTGGTTCGACAGGACCGGCGGGTTCAACGAGACGCTGCGCACCGGTGAGGACAAAGACTTGACCCTGCGCCAGACGGCCAAGGGCGCACGATTACTGTCGGTCAATGAATACACCGCCCTGCACTGGGGCTACGAAATGAACTGGCGCGAGTGGATGGGCAAGGAATTGTGGCGCCAGGGCAGTCTGGTGCAGTTGCTGCGTACCAATGGCTTGAGCCTGCGCCTGTTGCGCTTCCCGATGTTGGCCGTGCTCGTCTGGCTGCTGGACTTCCTGGCGATCTGCGCGCTGGCCACTGGCGCTCCTCAATATGCACTCATGATGGGGCTGTTGACGACCGTGCCGGGGTTGGTGCTGAGCTTGAACCAGAGCCACAAGCACCGTAACCCGTGCCTGACCCTGCAGCTCTGGGGCCTGCACTGGGTGCGCCTGCACCTGGCCGGCGTCGCGCTCATCCTCAGCCTTTGTCATTGGAAAGCAAGGAGGCCTGCCCGTGGCTGA
- a CDS encoding O-antigen ligase family protein, producing MIVPLSIVSLLGLVCLALLASPYPFLAPGAVLGLVGVAMLYRKPGWGLLGIAALLPLERLFKDNAFSGSKFLGVALILILMLQLALHQIPATRLRSNIWKPLLGFMVLYGLSLLISENMEQSLMHLRELAVGLILFVITLLIGRELNLEMFARLMTVSVATTCVLAMFSAKYQDQGRASGLLEDPNAFALLIAFTIPLALLLTIRSQNLLHRLFWAGGVILLLGGMTKTESRSGLVVLLLTLMIGLYHYRAQLPRVRPRHLGFAMLGLALMVPATIALMPAGYVARIQTLSILSSGTNDHKDGSLGRRASYIVVGSQMIREKPILGSGPGTFPEHYAPTGYAKAFSANRKRGDLYREAHNTYLEIFSEIGVPAGLMFVGMIGLGLYNLVRTRQLWLQRRDWAQADLLTHLGMSFLSLALFLMFLSAPNHKLLWIMLALTSILRYDAEQAAPREARS from the coding sequence ATGATTGTCCCGCTCTCGATCGTCAGTCTGCTGGGGCTGGTGTGCCTGGCATTGCTGGCCAGTCCTTATCCGTTTCTTGCTCCGGGTGCGGTGCTTGGGCTGGTGGGCGTCGCCATGCTGTACCGCAAGCCCGGCTGGGGTTTGCTGGGCATTGCCGCACTGCTGCCGCTCGAACGCCTGTTCAAGGACAACGCGTTTTCCGGCAGCAAATTCCTCGGCGTGGCGCTGATCCTGATCCTGATGCTGCAGCTGGCCTTGCATCAGATCCCTGCGACGCGCTTGCGTAGCAACATCTGGAAGCCGTTGCTCGGCTTCATGGTGTTGTATGGCCTGAGCCTGTTGATCTCGGAAAACATGGAGCAGTCCCTGATGCATCTGCGTGAACTCGCAGTAGGGCTGATTCTGTTCGTGATCACGTTGTTGATCGGTCGCGAGCTGAACCTGGAGATGTTCGCCCGGCTGATGACAGTGAGCGTCGCCACGACCTGCGTGCTCGCGATGTTTTCAGCCAAATACCAGGATCAGGGGCGCGCCTCGGGTTTGCTGGAAGACCCGAACGCCTTTGCGCTGTTGATTGCGTTTACCATACCGCTGGCATTGCTGTTGACCATACGCAGCCAGAACCTGCTGCACCGGTTGTTCTGGGCTGGCGGTGTCATCCTGTTGTTGGGTGGAATGACCAAGACCGAATCGCGCTCAGGACTGGTCGTGCTGCTGCTCACTCTGATGATCGGGTTGTATCACTATCGGGCGCAGCTACCACGCGTGCGTCCCCGGCACCTCGGGTTCGCGATGCTCGGCCTGGCACTCATGGTCCCGGCGACAATCGCCTTGATGCCTGCCGGCTACGTGGCACGCATCCAGACATTGAGCATCCTCAGCTCCGGCACCAACGACCACAAGGACGGATCCTTGGGGCGCCGCGCCTCGTACATTGTGGTGGGCAGCCAGATGATCCGCGAGAAGCCGATACTCGGTTCAGGCCCCGGGACGTTTCCGGAGCACTACGCCCCCACCGGCTACGCCAAGGCGTTCTCGGCCAATCGCAAACGGGGGGATCTGTACCGCGAGGCCCATAACACCTACCTGGAAATCTTCAGTGAAATCGGCGTACCAGCCGGCTTGATGTTTGTCGGCATGATTGGGCTGGGCCTCTACAACCTGGTGCGCACGCGCCAACTCTGGCTCCAGCGTCGGGACTGGGCCCAGGCAGACCTGTTGACGCACCTGGGCATGAGTTTCCTGTCGCTGGCGCTGTTCCTGATGTTCCTCAGCGCGCCGAACCACAAGTTACTGTGGATCATGCTCGCCTTGACCAGCATATTGCGCTACGACGCCGAACAGGCCGCGCCGCGGGAGGCCCGTTCATGA
- a CDS encoding glycosyltransferase family 4 protein, with protein sequence MGEKLNAPFSQSQRSLPLSIIHLLGSGGFYGAERMLLDHCVATPGQHQVLFLGAPPTLITRFRQAGIDCHHCASWPELLQHLRQRRAERPLINTHNFKGLVFGWAAATLLHLPLVITQHGFTPRSPKQRFYTWLSLQLCRTAPVKRVVCVAECIAALHRQASVNAEKLDVIPNGLPAVTTLLPHRDDRQRWRVGYVGRLSSEKGPDLFLDAMIPLCQRHASLHAVMLGDGPERQPLLKRIVDANLPTRIELPGYQTDMNDWWSRLDALVISSRTEGTPMILLEAMQAGVPVVAFGVGGIPDVLQDRHNGLLATPADSEELARQIETLFSEPPLARILADNARRTQRDRYDLRTLAERWSQLYIRTAREARP encoded by the coding sequence TTGGGTGAAAAATTGAACGCGCCGTTCAGCCAGTCCCAACGCAGCCTCCCCCTGTCGATCATTCATCTGCTCGGCAGCGGTGGCTTCTATGGGGCCGAGCGGATGCTGCTCGATCATTGCGTGGCGACACCCGGCCAGCATCAGGTGCTGTTCCTGGGGGCGCCGCCGACCTTGATCACGCGGTTCCGCCAGGCTGGGATCGACTGCCACCACTGCGCTAGTTGGCCCGAACTGTTGCAGCATCTGCGGCAACGGCGCGCCGAGCGCCCGCTGATCAATACGCACAACTTCAAGGGCCTGGTGTTCGGCTGGGCCGCAGCGACCCTGTTGCACCTGCCGCTGGTGATCACCCAGCACGGTTTCACGCCACGCAGCCCCAAACAACGTTTCTATACGTGGTTGAGCCTGCAACTATGCCGCACCGCGCCAGTCAAGCGAGTGGTGTGCGTGGCTGAGTGCATCGCGGCGCTGCACCGCCAGGCCAGCGTGAACGCGGAAAAACTCGACGTGATCCCCAACGGCCTGCCGGCCGTCACGACGCTGCTGCCTCATCGCGACGACAGGCAACGCTGGCGGGTCGGCTACGTCGGCCGCTTGAGCAGCGAGAAAGGCCCGGACCTGTTCCTCGATGCGATGATCCCGTTGTGTCAGCGCCATGCGTCGCTGCACGCGGTCATGCTCGGTGATGGCCCGGAACGCCAGCCCTTGCTCAAGCGCATCGTTGACGCCAATCTGCCCACGCGCATCGAATTGCCCGGTTATCAGACGGACATGAACGACTGGTGGAGCCGCCTCGATGCACTGGTGATCAGTTCACGCACTGAAGGTACGCCAATGATCCTGCTCGAAGCCATGCAGGCCGGCGTGCCCGTGGTAGCGTTCGGCGTCGGTGGCATTCCCGATGTCTTGCAGGACCGTCACAACGGCCTGCTCGCCACGCCAGCCGACAGCGAGGAACTGGCCCGCCAGATCGAAACGCTGTTCAGCGAACCGCCCCTGGCGCGGATCCTCGCCGACAACGCGCGCCGCACCCAACGCGACCGCTACGACCTGCGCACGCTGGCCGAACGCTGGTCGCAACTCTATATCCGCACGGCGCGGGAGGCTCGGCCATGA